The Sander vitreus isolate 19-12246 unplaced genomic scaffold, sanVit1 ctg491_0, whole genome shotgun sequence genome includes a window with the following:
- the LOC144514190 gene encoding uncharacterized protein LOC144514190, producing the protein FVCVIALPSDVQKVIVSEEQQQEWSSSLDQEDTKPPQIKEEQEELRISQDGEQLQGLEEADVTKFPFTLVPVKSEDDEEKPQFSQLHQKRTEPIQTEAGGEDCGGPEPAMNSDPHTHLQPDTDDQTGDSSEPETDDSADWKETREPQSGLNSLNNNEVPVSDSCTTGEKEYVKTFGTSGHLKRHMRAYTGKRPFSCSVCKKAFKQRGHLRKHTRTHTGEKPFSCSVCKKAFNQSGNLQKHMRIHTGEKPFSCSVCKNAFTESGHLVTHMRIHTGERPFSCSVCQKYFTVGNSLKRHMRSHTGEKPFSCSVCNKAFTDSGHLVTHMRIHTGERPFSCSVCKKAFKESGSLHKHMRIHTGGKLFSEVERQSGRRVEKLCQVNNPPPPTPPPLCPQLIDRRSLSVDIYSIKKNKNVYSSTCT; encoded by the coding sequence tttgtttgtgttatagCTTTACCTTCAGATGTCCAGAAAGTGATTGTTAGTGAAGAACAGCAGCAGGAGTGGAGCTCCAGTCTGGACCAGGAGGATACAAAGCCCCCCcagattaaagaggaacaggaggaactccgGATCAGTCAGGatggagagcagcttcaagggctggaggaggctgatgtcaccaagttcccattcactctgGTCCCTGTAAAGAgcgaagatgatgaagagaagcCTCAgttctcacagcttcatcaaaaaCGAACTGAACCGATACAAACAGAAGCTggtggagaggactgtggaggaccagaaccagccatgAACTCAGATCCACATACACATTTACAACCAGATACTGatgaccagactggagactcttctgaacctgagactgatgacagtgcggATTGGaaagagaccagagaacctcagtcaggtttaaactctctgaataACAATGAAGTCCCTGTCAGTGATTCATGTACAACTGGTGAGAAAGAGTATGTGAAAACATTTGGCACCAGTGGACATCTGAAGCGACACATGAGAGCTTATACAGGAAAGAGACCATTTAGCTgttcagtctgtaagaaagcttttaaaCAGAGGGGACATTTACGGAAACACACGagaacacacacaggagagaagccatttagctgctcagtctgtaagaaagcttttaacCAGAGTGGaaatttacagaaacacatgagaattcacacaggagagaaaccatttagctgctcagtctgtaagaatgCTTTTACAGAGAGTGGACATTTAGTgacacacatgagaatccacacaggagagagaccatttagctgctcagtctgtcagAAATATTTTACAGTGGGGAACAGTTTAAAGCGACACATGAGatctcacacaggagagaaaccatttagctgctcagtctgcaaTAAAGCTTTTACAGATAGTGGACATTTAGTgacacacatgagaatccacacaggagagagaccatttagctgctcagtatgtaagaaagcttttaaagaaagtggaagtttacataaacacatgagaatccacacaggagggAAACTATTTAGTGAAGTGGAGCGTCAGTCTGGAAGGAGAGTAGAGAAGCTGTGTCAAgttaacaacccccccccccccacccctcccccattATGTCCCCAATTGATCGACCGTCGATCGTTATCGGTCGATATTtactcaattaaaaaaaataaaaacgtataCTCGTCTACTTGTACTTag